The following are encoded together in the Variovorax sp. PBS-H4 genome:
- a CDS encoding AMP-binding protein, which translates to MTTTPDPLSWPASNERTLGAMLRNAAQVHAGKTFAVFPDSQLTYTAFDALVDRVAAGLRAQGLRKGSKLAIMLPNCVEFLALWFACARIGAVEVPINVSFRGPLLKHVIHHSDAEMVVVAGSLATHLELVAAELPTLRTVVLLGDPEQPVRLPFRQLAYGQLPAEAAEPVTETVLADDPVAIIFTSGTTGPSKGALLSHNYFWWFAERSWALRGEQGDERLYTCLPLFHANAQVLTALAALVRGHVAVIDTHFTASGFWERLRGFGATQFNYIGGMIPILMKQPPGGRDREHAVRLALGAAAPREQWRSFEERFGLRILECYGQTEDCAVTANTLDTARIGSIGKEGWGYEMQVVDDHDRPVPTGTVGEFVVRPRAPGLLMLGYYKMPEETLQVLRNLWFHTGDYGSQDADGFFWFKDRKKDAIRRRGENISAFEVEMVVNQHPAVLESAVYAVPSEVGEDDVMVALVLQPGQQLAPADLLRHCERRLAYFAMPRYVDIRPELPKTPTHRIEKYRLRQQGITPGTWDRERAGYQLQRR; encoded by the coding sequence ATGACGACCACCCCCGACCCCCTGAGCTGGCCCGCCAGCAACGAGCGCACGCTCGGCGCCATGCTGCGCAATGCCGCGCAGGTCCATGCCGGCAAGACCTTCGCCGTCTTCCCCGACTCGCAATTGACCTACACGGCATTCGATGCGCTGGTCGACCGGGTGGCGGCCGGCCTGCGGGCGCAAGGCCTCCGGAAAGGCTCGAAGCTCGCGATCATGCTGCCCAACTGCGTGGAGTTCCTCGCGCTGTGGTTCGCCTGTGCCCGCATCGGCGCGGTCGAGGTGCCGATCAACGTGAGCTTCCGCGGCCCCTTGCTGAAGCACGTCATCCATCATTCGGACGCAGAGATGGTGGTGGTGGCAGGCAGCCTCGCCACCCATCTGGAACTCGTCGCAGCGGAGCTGCCGACGCTGCGCACCGTGGTGCTGCTGGGCGATCCGGAGCAACCCGTCCGCCTGCCCTTCAGGCAACTCGCGTACGGGCAGTTGCCCGCAGAGGCCGCCGAGCCCGTGACCGAGACGGTGCTCGCGGACGATCCGGTCGCGATCATCTTCACCTCGGGCACCACGGGCCCTTCCAAGGGCGCGCTGCTCTCGCACAACTACTTCTGGTGGTTTGCCGAACGCAGCTGGGCGCTGCGCGGCGAACAGGGCGACGAGCGCCTCTATACCTGCCTGCCACTGTTCCACGCCAACGCGCAGGTGCTGACCGCCTTGGCCGCACTGGTGCGCGGCCACGTCGCGGTGATCGACACGCACTTCACCGCCTCCGGCTTCTGGGAACGCCTGCGCGGCTTCGGCGCCACGCAGTTCAACTACATCGGCGGGATGATCCCGATCCTGATGAAGCAGCCGCCCGGCGGGCGCGACCGTGAGCATGCGGTGCGGCTGGCCCTCGGCGCCGCCGCCCCGCGCGAACAGTGGCGCTCATTCGAGGAACGCTTCGGCCTGCGCATCCTCGAGTGCTATGGCCAGACCGAGGATTGCGCGGTAACGGCCAACACGCTCGACACGGCCCGCATCGGCTCCATCGGCAAGGAAGGCTGGGGTTATGAAATGCAGGTGGTCGACGACCACGACCGCCCGGTGCCGACAGGAACCGTCGGAGAGTTCGTGGTGCGCCCCAGAGCACCCGGGCTGCTGATGCTCGGCTACTACAAGATGCCCGAGGAAACGCTGCAGGTGCTGCGCAACCTCTGGTTCCACACCGGCGACTACGGCTCGCAGGATGCCGATGGGTTCTTCTGGTTCAAGGACCGCAAGAAGGACGCCATCCGCCGGCGCGGCGAAAACATCTCCGCATTCGAGGTGGAGATGGTGGTCAACCAGCATCCGGCGGTGCTCGAATCGGCCGTCTATGCAGTGCCGTCCGAGGTGGGAGAAGACGACGTGATGGTCGCCCTGGTGCTGCAGCCCGGGCAGCAGCTGGCGCCGGCCGACCTGCTTCGGCATTGCGAGCGCCGCCTGGCCTACTTCGCGATGCCGCGCTATGTCGACATCCGGCCCGAGCTGCCCAAGACGCCGACCCATCGAATCGAGAAATACCGCTTGCGACAGCAAGGCATCACCCCCGGCACGTGGGACCGCGAACGGGCCGGCTACCAGCTTCAACGCAGATAA
- a CDS encoding 3-keto-5-aminohexanoate cleavage protein, whose amino-acid sequence MQFNYSDSREYMKRAGTSRMPPLMISAAITGGIQGKELSKALPETPEEQAQEAQRCYEAGAVMVHIHARNPERGYATPSRRRDDYDEVNHLIRQRCPDLIVDNTSGGGCGLTLEERISSLDALPEVSDIDMGPFAFAMKLRKRAAPLAGRDDDEEIDELLGITVGETELRASMMNERGVGITMALFHTGHWSMVDNLIRKGLVKPPYNFIFFLGMSSGALPTPAALLDFVRDAPQPSNAFVMAVGRHDLPLVTMSTLMGMHAMVGLETNLYVREGVLADSNARIVERTVRIARELGRDIATPAQAREMLGLPKQPRQYPAPVRALAA is encoded by the coding sequence ATGCAGTTCAACTATTCCGATTCGCGCGAATACATGAAGCGCGCCGGCACCAGCCGGATGCCGCCGCTCATGATCAGCGCCGCGATCACCGGCGGCATCCAGGGCAAGGAGCTGAGCAAGGCCTTGCCCGAGACGCCCGAGGAGCAGGCCCAGGAAGCGCAGCGCTGCTACGAGGCCGGCGCGGTCATGGTCCACATCCACGCACGGAACCCCGAGCGGGGCTACGCGACACCTTCGCGCCGACGGGACGACTACGACGAGGTCAACCACCTGATCCGCCAGCGGTGCCCGGACCTGATCGTCGACAACACCTCCGGCGGCGGCTGCGGGCTCACGCTGGAGGAGCGGATCTCTTCGCTCGACGCCTTGCCCGAGGTCTCGGACATCGACATGGGCCCGTTCGCCTTCGCCATGAAGCTGCGCAAGCGCGCGGCCCCCCTGGCCGGCCGCGACGACGATGAGGAGATCGACGAGCTGCTCGGCATCACCGTCGGCGAGACCGAGCTGCGCGCCAGCATGATGAACGAGCGCGGTGTAGGCATCACGATGGCGCTGTTCCACACGGGGCACTGGAGCATGGTCGACAATCTGATCCGCAAGGGCCTGGTGAAGCCGCCCTACAACTTCATCTTCTTCCTGGGCATGAGCTCGGGCGCGCTGCCGACGCCGGCCGCGCTGCTAGATTTCGTGCGCGACGCACCGCAGCCCTCCAACGCCTTCGTCATGGCGGTCGGCCGGCATGACCTGCCGCTGGTCACGATGTCCACGCTGATGGGCATGCACGCCATGGTCGGGCTGGAGACCAACCTCTACGTGCGCGAAGGCGTGCTGGCAGATTCAAATGCGCGCATCGTCGAGCGCACGGTCCGCATCGCCCGCGAACTGGGCCGCGACATCGCCACGCCGGCGCAGGCGCGCGAGATGCTGGGCCTGCCGAAACAGCCACGCCAGTACCCGGCGCCGGTGCGCGCATTGGCGGCATGA
- a CDS encoding fumarylacetoacetate hydrolase family protein, which produces MKLLRHGPAGLERPGLLDLQGRVRDLSAHVHDLGGTALLPSSLRRLGAIDHARLPVVEAGVRLGPCVDRAGKVVVVEGNALHLLAPTALSGARDDVVLPEGMAVRCALRLGVVIGQPGRRLAVRQALAHVAGYCVLGEIRPEQASRQHGDTFAPLGPWLVVEPAVEADRDAVARAVAFASECMTLLPGDVLSLPPPRAHAAHPLAIGESRRIGIEGLGEQHFRAVALRLENRSEEQQT; this is translated from the coding sequence ATGAAGCTGCTGAGGCACGGGCCGGCCGGCCTGGAACGGCCAGGTCTGCTGGACCTGCAGGGAAGGGTGCGCGACCTGTCTGCACATGTGCACGACCTCGGCGGAACGGCGCTGCTCCCGTCGAGTCTGCGGCGGCTCGGCGCGATCGACCATGCGCGGCTGCCGGTGGTGGAAGCGGGTGTGCGCCTCGGGCCCTGCGTGGACCGGGCGGGCAAGGTGGTGGTGGTCGAGGGCAACGCACTGCACCTGCTCGCCCCCACGGCCCTGAGCGGTGCGCGCGATGACGTCGTGTTGCCGGAAGGCATGGCCGTGCGGTGCGCGCTGCGCCTGGGAGTCGTCATCGGCCAGCCGGGCCGGCGCCTCGCAGTGCGCCAGGCCTTGGCGCACGTGGCCGGCTACTGCGTGCTCGGCGAGATCCGCCCCGAGCAGGCTTCACGGCAACATGGCGACACCTTTGCGCCACTCGGTCCGTGGCTGGTGGTCGAGCCCGCGGTCGAAGCCGACCGCGATGCGGTTGCGCGCGCCGTGGCCTTCGCCAGCGAATGCATGACCCTCCTTCCAGGCGATGTGCTGTCGCTGCCGCCGCCCCGCGCCCATGCAGCGCACCCCTTGGCCATCGGGGAATCGCGCCGGATCGGCATCGAGGGGCTCGGCGAGCAGCACTTCAGGGCCGTCGCGCTTCGTCTTGAAAACAGATCAGAGGAACAGCAGACATGA
- a CDS encoding NAD(P)H-dependent flavin oxidoreductase, translated as MKTRITELLGTQYPIMQGGMHFVGMAPLAAAVSQAGGLGVITALTQKTPELLAREIRQARERTDKPLGVNLTFLPTFAKPPYEEYLRAAHEGGIRIIETAGRNPEAFLPGMKQLGMTVIHKCTSVRHALKAQAIGCDAVSVDGFECGGHPGEDDVPGLILLPRAADELTVPFLASGGMADGRSLVAALALGADGINMGTRFIATQEAPVHERVKQAVVAASELDTRLIMRQLRNTERVLNNEGVRRIAEIEKGMGADLKIDDILEQVAGVYPKVMIHGDMDSGAWSCGMVAGLIRDVPTVRELIDRIVRQAREIASRRLQPMLGVLHEPERLQA; from the coding sequence ATGAAGACACGCATCACCGAGCTGCTGGGCACCCAGTACCCGATCATGCAGGGCGGCATGCACTTCGTCGGCATGGCGCCGCTGGCGGCGGCGGTCAGCCAGGCCGGCGGACTCGGCGTGATCACCGCACTCACCCAGAAGACGCCGGAGCTGCTTGCGCGCGAGATCCGACAGGCACGCGAGCGCACCGACAAGCCGCTCGGCGTCAACCTCACTTTCCTGCCGACCTTCGCCAAGCCGCCCTACGAGGAATACCTGCGTGCCGCGCACGAAGGCGGCATCCGCATCATCGAGACCGCCGGCCGCAATCCCGAGGCCTTTCTTCCGGGCATGAAGCAGCTGGGCATGACCGTGATCCACAAGTGCACCTCGGTGCGGCACGCATTGAAGGCGCAGGCGATCGGCTGCGATGCGGTGAGCGTCGACGGTTTTGAATGCGGCGGCCATCCCGGTGAAGACGACGTGCCGGGCCTGATCCTGCTGCCGCGCGCGGCGGACGAACTGACCGTGCCCTTCCTGGCCTCCGGCGGCATGGCCGATGGCCGCAGCCTGGTGGCAGCGCTGGCGCTCGGAGCCGACGGCATCAACATGGGTACCCGGTTCATCGCGACGCAGGAGGCGCCGGTGCATGAGCGGGTCAAGCAAGCGGTGGTGGCGGCGAGCGAGCTCGACACGCGGCTCATCATGCGGCAGCTGCGCAACACCGAGCGCGTGCTGAACAACGAAGGCGTGCGCCGCATCGCCGAGATCGAGAAGGGGATGGGCGCCGACCTGAAGATCGACGACATCCTCGAGCAGGTGGCGGGCGTCTACCCCAAGGTGATGATCCATGGCGACATGGATTCGGGCGCCTGGAGCTGCGGGATGGTCGCGGGCCTGATCCGGGACGTGCCGACGGTGCGTGAGTTGATCGATCGCATCGTGCGGCAGGCACGCGAGATCGCAAGCCGGCGCTTGCAACCCATGCTCGGCGTTTTGCACGAACCCGAGCGCCTGCAGGCCTAG
- a CDS encoding LysR family transcriptional regulator produces the protein MPAPNIDLHLLRCLETLVAERHVTRAADKLGMSQSGMSTALAKLRTIFDDPILVRTPHGMQPSEHAPAIAGSVRRALNEIDLAIARRGAFDPETSSMGFTIMASDYVGYTLMPPLVDRVRQVAPNVSLTVAIPEPSRIREALANSEVDLVVGFYHDISEGLYQTIVTHDRLACVVRAGHPRISGSVSAEQYSAEDHIYYGAPPNFVSSVEVLLERVLPPLGLERRVVLHMPSLAMMPRVVSRTDLVATMPFRLAHSVADAPALQVLPLPFELPEPELPVRAIWHERMHDNNAHRWLRGLVQDIGRSL, from the coding sequence ATGCCAGCTCCCAATATCGATCTCCACCTGCTGCGATGCCTCGAGACGCTGGTGGCCGAGCGGCATGTGACGCGCGCCGCCGACAAGCTCGGCATGAGCCAGTCGGGCATGAGCACCGCTCTGGCGAAGCTGCGGACCATCTTCGACGACCCGATCCTGGTGCGCACGCCGCACGGCATGCAGCCGTCGGAGCACGCTCCCGCGATTGCCGGCAGCGTGCGGCGCGCCTTGAACGAGATCGACCTCGCGATCGCACGCCGCGGGGCCTTCGATCCGGAAACCTCTTCGATGGGCTTCACCATCATGGCCAGCGACTACGTCGGATACACCTTGATGCCGCCGCTGGTCGACCGGGTTCGCCAGGTGGCGCCCAACGTGTCGCTGACGGTCGCGATCCCCGAGCCGAGCCGGATCCGCGAGGCGCTCGCCAACAGCGAGGTCGACCTGGTGGTCGGCTTCTATCACGACATCTCGGAAGGCCTCTACCAGACGATCGTCACGCACGACCGCCTGGCCTGCGTCGTGCGGGCGGGACATCCGCGCATCTCGGGAAGCGTGTCGGCCGAGCAGTATTCGGCGGAGGACCACATCTACTACGGGGCGCCGCCCAACTTCGTCTCGTCGGTGGAGGTGCTGCTGGAGCGGGTGCTGCCGCCGCTCGGGCTGGAGCGCCGGGTGGTGCTGCACATGCCGTCCCTGGCAATGATGCCCCGCGTGGTCTCGCGCACCGACCTGGTGGCCACCATGCCCTTCAGGCTGGCGCACAGCGTGGCAGACGCGCCAGCGCTGCAGGTGCTGCCCCTGCCCTTCGAACTGCCGGAGCCCGAACTGCCGGTGCGGGCCATCTGGCACGAGCGCATGCACGACAACAATGCGCACCGCTGGCTGCGCGGCCTGGTCCAGGACATCGGGCGGTCTCTCTAG
- a CDS encoding zinc-binding dehydrogenase: MKAICIESVEGKPELFLRDVPRPEPKEDEVLIRVKCAGVNFADLYRAAKHLGNAGDTPHAIAGLEMTGEVVALGRGVRGMAVGTRVMGFATGAYAEYCCVHDRHLLTVPDALSWAQAASTAGNFVTAHDALVTNGEMKPGEAVLVQAASSGVGIAAVQIARLLGAGLVMGTSTTPAKLERLSQLGLQLGIDSVRGDFAEAVLEATRGAGADVIIENIGGDTLPGDIRCAAVKCRIINVGRLGKWIGEVNLDEHSRKRIRLIGVTFRTRTAEEIAEVIQRAGAVLLPALQAGTIAPVIDRTYPLDAAAEAQEFMRAGRHFGKLVLEVA, encoded by the coding sequence GTGAAAGCCATCTGCATCGAGAGCGTCGAAGGAAAGCCCGAGCTCTTCCTGCGCGACGTGCCGCGCCCCGAACCGAAGGAGGACGAAGTCCTGATCCGGGTGAAGTGCGCCGGCGTCAACTTCGCCGATCTCTATCGCGCCGCGAAGCACCTCGGCAATGCCGGCGATACCCCGCATGCCATCGCCGGCCTCGAGATGACCGGCGAGGTGGTGGCGCTCGGCAGGGGCGTGCGCGGCATGGCCGTGGGCACGCGCGTGATGGGCTTCGCGACCGGCGCCTATGCCGAATACTGCTGCGTCCATGACCGGCACCTGCTGACGGTGCCCGATGCGCTCTCGTGGGCCCAGGCCGCGTCCACTGCCGGCAACTTCGTGACCGCACACGATGCGCTCGTGACCAACGGCGAGATGAAGCCGGGCGAGGCCGTGCTGGTGCAGGCCGCCAGTTCGGGCGTCGGCATCGCGGCCGTCCAGATTGCCCGCCTCTTGGGCGCCGGCCTGGTCATGGGCACCTCCACGACGCCGGCCAAGCTCGAACGGCTCTCGCAGCTGGGCCTGCAGCTCGGCATCGACAGCGTGCGGGGCGACTTCGCAGAGGCCGTGCTCGAAGCGACGCGCGGTGCAGGCGCCGATGTGATCATCGAGAACATCGGCGGCGACACACTGCCCGGGGACATCCGCTGCGCCGCAGTCAAGTGCCGCATCATCAACGTGGGCCGGCTGGGCAAATGGATCGGAGAGGTCAACCTCGACGAACACTCCAGGAAGCGCATCCGGCTGATCGGCGTCACCTTCCGCACGCGCACGGCCGAGGAGATCGCCGAGGTGATCCAGCGTGCCGGCGCCGTCCTGCTGCCGGCCTTGCAAGCCGGCACCATCGCACCGGTCATCGACCGCACCTATCCGCTCGATGCCGCCGCCGAGGCGCAGGAGTTCATGCGCGCCGGCCGCCACTTCGGCAAGCTGGTGCTGGAGGTGGCCTGA
- a CDS encoding VOC family protein: MSALFGPVRQLGYVVRDLEAAMKYWVEVMRVGPFFHFERAPLLDYRYRGTPQDLWISAALAQCGSMQIELIQPRNEAPSMWKDFLHAGHEGLQHIAFWVDETHYDAKLAQAQEAGFRVCMSASTVDASGRLVYFEQEAHPGTVVELSCMTPSKKKVFDAVAEAAVGWDGKDPIRRLD, translated from the coding sequence ATGAGCGCCCTGTTCGGACCGGTTCGCCAATTGGGCTATGTCGTGCGCGACCTCGAGGCTGCGATGAAGTACTGGGTCGAGGTCATGCGCGTCGGCCCGTTCTTCCACTTCGAGCGCGCACCACTGCTCGACTACCGCTATCGCGGCACGCCGCAGGACCTGTGGATCAGCGCCGCGCTGGCGCAATGCGGGTCCATGCAGATCGAGTTGATCCAGCCGCGCAACGAAGCGCCCTCCATGTGGAAGGACTTCCTGCATGCCGGCCACGAGGGCTTGCAGCACATCGCCTTCTGGGTCGACGAAACGCATTACGACGCCAAGCTTGCCCAGGCGCAAGAGGCTGGCTTCAGGGTCTGCATGTCGGCCAGCACGGTGGACGCAAGCGGGCGGCTCGTCTACTTCGAGCAGGAGGCCCACCCTGGCACGGTGGTGGAGCTCTCGTGCATGACGCCGAGCAAGAAGAAGGTATTCGACGCCGTTGCCGAAGCCGCCGTGGGCTGGGACGGCAAGGACCCGATCCGAAGGCTCGATTAG
- the dctP gene encoding TRAP transporter substrate-binding protein DctP: MRRFNSLLLALGLALGGAASAQTRIVLGGSMPAKGPDSRALVSFAQKVEQQSKGTLKFDASFDGQVVNFRSSLGGVKDGLVDAIQLYPAFYLSELKVMNTFVDLGLAASESWAHTAAVAETVLLDCPSCDAEFARYKVKPLALSGSAPFNLICRNPVNTMADLKAKSIRAVSANQLLVKAVGANPVAIVPSEVFEAMQRGQVECVFSPLDWIPAYGLADAARFVVDTPLTHDSSRIPLAVSLDVWKKLTPDQKQAIVRNLPYLSAEATSNNIADGVAARQLAESKGLKFGSGGTDYVQQVASFRKGELDRVVRDAGARGVEGAAGMVNSYREKLAKWQKIVADGHGDRAKYEEALWREIYSKFK; this comes from the coding sequence ATGCGCAGATTCAACAGCTTGCTACTCGCCCTCGGGCTCGCCCTGGGCGGGGCGGCGAGCGCACAGACACGTATCGTCCTCGGCGGCTCGATGCCGGCCAAGGGGCCGGACTCGCGAGCCCTCGTTTCCTTCGCACAGAAGGTGGAGCAGCAGAGCAAGGGCACGCTGAAGTTCGATGCGTCCTTCGACGGCCAGGTCGTGAACTTCCGCAGCTCGCTCGGCGGCGTGAAGGACGGCCTGGTCGACGCGATCCAGCTCTACCCGGCCTTCTACCTGAGCGAACTGAAGGTCATGAACACCTTCGTCGACCTCGGGCTCGCCGCTTCCGAATCCTGGGCCCACACGGCCGCAGTGGCCGAGACGGTGCTGCTCGACTGCCCGTCCTGCGACGCGGAGTTCGCGCGCTACAAGGTCAAGCCGCTGGCGCTGAGCGGCAGCGCGCCCTTCAATCTCATCTGCAGGAACCCGGTGAACACCATGGCCGACCTCAAGGCCAAGTCGATCAGAGCGGTGTCGGCCAACCAGCTGCTCGTCAAGGCGGTGGGCGCCAATCCGGTGGCCATCGTTCCTTCGGAGGTCTTCGAAGCCATGCAGCGCGGGCAGGTCGAATGCGTCTTCAGTCCGCTCGACTGGATACCCGCCTACGGCCTGGCCGACGCCGCCCGGTTCGTGGTCGATACGCCGCTCACGCACGACTCCAGCCGCATCCCGCTGGCCGTCAGCCTCGACGTGTGGAAGAAGCTCACGCCCGACCAGAAGCAGGCGATCGTGCGCAACCTGCCGTACCTGAGCGCGGAGGCCACCAGCAACAACATCGCCGACGGCGTGGCGGCAAGACAGCTGGCCGAGTCGAAGGGGCTCAAGTTCGGCAGCGGCGGCACCGACTACGTCCAGCAGGTCGCCAGCTTCCGCAAGGGCGAGCTCGACCGCGTGGTGCGCGACGCCGGGGCGCGGGGAGTGGAGGGCGCCGCCGGCATGGTGAACAGCTACCGCGAGAAGCTCGCCAAGTGGCAGAAGATCGTGGCCGACGGCCACGGCGACCGTGCGAAGTACGAAGAAGCGCTCTGGCGCGAGATCTACTCGAAGTTCAAGTGA
- a CDS encoding TRAP transporter small permease, with product MNAIERLLNRLSTATLVLGAAATLLMMLHVVVDVIARVVFKRPVGGTLETVTYIWMVAVVFLPLAMVQRRRQQIIVELFSQVLPPRVLALLDGIVAAIACCFMLGLTWYSGHEAWAQTLIREAAPSPTSPVPIWPARWMVVAGAGLVAVYLALQSAADLRLAVTGKRSLTADPAPGARLAEV from the coding sequence GTGAATGCCATCGAGCGTCTCCTCAACCGGCTGTCGACCGCCACCCTGGTGCTCGGTGCTGCCGCCACCTTGCTGATGATGCTGCACGTCGTGGTCGACGTGATTGCACGGGTCGTGTTCAAGCGGCCGGTCGGCGGCACCCTTGAGACAGTGACTTACATCTGGATGGTAGCTGTCGTCTTCCTGCCGCTCGCGATGGTGCAGCGGCGGCGCCAGCAGATCATCGTGGAGCTTTTTTCGCAGGTGCTGCCGCCGCGCGTGCTGGCCTTGCTCGACGGCATCGTGGCGGCGATCGCCTGCTGCTTCATGCTGGGGCTCACTTGGTACAGCGGGCACGAGGCCTGGGCCCAGACGCTGATCCGGGAGGCTGCGCCGTCCCCGACCAGCCCGGTGCCGATCTGGCCGGCGCGCTGGATGGTGGTGGCGGGCGCCGGGCTGGTGGCTGTCTATCTCGCGCTCCAGTCCGCGGCCGATCTGCGGCTGGCCGTGACCGGCAAGCGCAGCCTGACTGCCGATCCTGCTCCCGGCGCCCGTCTGGCGGAGGTGTGA
- a CDS encoding TRAP transporter large permease translates to MSNFQFGLAGIAMLFVLLLARMPIAIALGLVSVAGIASIRGPDAAFGVLGSLPYEFAANWTLSAVPMFLLMGAVAFHSGMTASVYKVCRMWFWWVPGGLAVATNWASTAFGAVSGSSVAVTAVMAKLAVPEMLKYRYDKSLATAVVAASGTIDALIPPSIAFVIYSWYAEVPVTDLFLAGVIPGLLTAVIYTAMIVTRCTLNPALGPRGTRDFTKAERRAANIDAWPLPALFVGIFAGLYSGVMTTTEAAAGSAMLACVIALVRREMTWNVLRESLSESALTTAALFFIVIGAAMFTRFMAVSGLPAQLGQWITGWQPSVTTFMLIVTVIYIVLGMFLEGIGIMMLTLPILIPICRALHLDLVWLGVVVVKLIMLGLMHPPIGIQAFVVKGVVGDKVPLLTIFRGLVWFLGVELLVLALLIGFPQLSLWLPRLAASA, encoded by the coding sequence ATGAGCAACTTCCAGTTCGGCCTCGCCGGCATCGCAATGCTCTTCGTGCTGCTGCTGGCCCGCATGCCGATCGCCATCGCCCTCGGCCTGGTGTCGGTGGCCGGCATCGCATCCATCCGCGGCCCCGATGCGGCGTTCGGCGTGCTCGGCTCGCTGCCCTACGAGTTCGCAGCCAACTGGACGCTCTCGGCCGTGCCCATGTTCCTGCTGATGGGCGCGGTCGCGTTCCATTCGGGCATGACCGCGTCGGTCTACAAGGTGTGCCGGATGTGGTTCTGGTGGGTGCCGGGCGGGCTGGCGGTCGCCACCAACTGGGCGAGCACCGCCTTCGGCGCCGTCTCGGGATCGAGCGTGGCCGTGACGGCGGTGATGGCCAAGCTCGCGGTGCCGGAGATGCTGAAGTACCGCTACGACAAGTCGCTCGCGACCGCCGTGGTCGCGGCCTCCGGCACCATCGACGCGCTCATTCCGCCGAGCATCGCCTTCGTCATCTACTCGTGGTACGCGGAGGTGCCGGTCACCGACCTGTTCCTGGCCGGCGTCATCCCGGGCCTGCTGACGGCGGTGATCTACACGGCGATGATCGTCACCCGCTGCACGCTGAACCCGGCGCTCGGCCCGCGCGGCACGCGCGACTTCACCAAGGCCGAAAGGCGCGCCGCCAACATCGACGCCTGGCCGCTGCCGGCGCTTTTCGTGGGCATCTTCGCCGGGCTCTATTCGGGCGTGATGACCACCACCGAGGCGGCCGCCGGTAGCGCGATGCTCGCATGCGTGATCGCGCTCGTGCGGCGCGAGATGACGTGGAACGTCCTGCGCGAGAGCCTTTCCGAATCCGCGCTCACCACCGCGGCCCTGTTCTTCATCGTCATCGGTGCGGCGATGTTCACCCGCTTCATGGCGGTGTCGGGCCTGCCGGCGCAGCTCGGCCAGTGGATCACCGGCTGGCAGCCGAGCGTGACCACCTTCATGCTGATCGTCACGGTCATCTACATCGTGCTGGGCATGTTCCTGGAAGGCATCGGAATCATGATGCTCACGCTGCCCATCCTGATCCCGATCTGCCGGGCGCTGCACCTGGACCTGGTCTGGCTCGGTGTCGTGGTGGTGAAGCTCATCATGCTGGGCCTGATGCATCCGCCCATCGGCATACAGGCTTTCGTGGTGAAGGGCGTGGTGGGCGACAAGGTGCCGCTGCTCACGATCTTCCGCGGGCTGGTGTGGTTCCTCGGCGTGGAGCTGCTGGTGCTCGCGTTGCTGATCGGCTTTCCCCAACTGAGCCTCTGGCTGCCGCGGCTCGCGGCTTCCGCATGA